A region from the Drosophila takahashii strain IR98-3 E-12201 chromosome 2L, DtakHiC1v2, whole genome shotgun sequence genome encodes:
- the dpr19 gene encoding limbic system-associated membrane protein, with protein sequence MEPKRWHLHLSCFLLLLSSTFSDVGKITSSQNHFGNTLQSQFNTKNNTRVIAQKGGLAILPCVVKVNSPATVSWIRRKDFQLLTVGLSTHSSDKRFLVEHTRHMGHWSLRIKAVREEDRGFYECQLSIYPTQSIVIELKIVEAVAEISSAPELHIDETSTLRLECKLKRATENPAFVFWYHDSKMINYDSQGGFVVTSIGQSNLQNGQVFRSSPANKSRVTMPIESSNGVLGNVLGNPDNFKTSNIPSSTPYMQQHQSAYLQNPSVSVLTVKQVNFRHAGNYTCAPSNARPASITVHVLRGEKTAAMQHANRSILDSENNGNSTFGLITLGGLNGTSGVTLTGGLLYFSGMFLLISAVVLDRFSLAVTHKVFLAFIIVLLHS encoded by the exons ATGGAACCGAAAAGATGGCACTTGCatttatcatgttttttgcTACTCCTTAGTTCAACGTTTTCGG aTGTCGGGAAAATCACGTCTTCTCAAAATCACTTTGGAAACACTTTACAAAgtcaatttaatacaaaaaacaatacCCGTGTTATTGCACAAAAAGGAGGGCTTGCCATTTTACCCTGTGTGGTCAAAGTTAACTCCCCAGCTACG GTTTCTTGGATACGTAGAAAGGACTTTCAACTCCTGACAGTGGGACTCAGTACCCACAGTAGTGATAAAAGATTCTTAGTCGAACATACACGTCATATGGGCCATTGGTCACTTAGAATAAAAGCTGTAAGAGAAGAAGATCGAGGATTTTATGAATGTCAATTGTCAATTTATCCAACTCAGTCAATAGTTatagaattaaaaattgtcg AAGCGGTAGCGGAAATTTCAAGTGCCCCGGAACTCCACATTGATGAGACTTCTACTTTACGTCTTGAATGCAAACTGAAGCGAGCTACCGAGAACCCTGCATTTGTATTTTG GTATCATGATagtaaaatgataaattatgATTCGCAAGGTGGATTCGTTGTGACCTCGATTGGGCAAAGTAACCTGCAAAATGGTCAGGTTTTTAGGAGTTCGCCAGCGAACAAATCGCGCGTCACGATGCCAATAGAATCCAGCAATGGCGTCCTTGGCAACGTCCTTGGAAATCCAGATAACTTCAAAACTTCCAATATACCATCCTCAACTCCCTATATGCAACAACATCAATCCGCTTATCTTCAGAATCCTTCAGTTAGTGTCCTTACCGTGAAACAAGTCAATTTTCGTCATGCTGGCAATTATACATGCGCTCCATCAAATGCCCGTCCTGCTAGCATTACAGTGCATGTTTTAAGAG gtGAGAAAACGGCGGCAATGCAACACGCCAATCGCAGTATTTTGGATTCCGAGAACAACGGCAACAGCACTTTTGGATTAATCACTTTGGGTGGACTGAATGGAACCTCTGGCGTAACTCTGACTGGAGGTCTTTTGTACTTCTCTGGCATGTTCCTGCTAATATCCGCGGTAGTATTAGATCGATTCTCGTTAGCAGTAACTCACAAGGTATTCTTAGCATTTATAATAGTCCTTTTGCATAGCTGA
- the LOC108062121 gene encoding dolichyl-diphosphooligosaccharide--protein glycosyltransferase subunit 1: protein MYVSKFEASMGTNFVIYLALSAFLCLFGAHAEIVNTNVERTLDLTSQLVKTTTKISAEDSAGKPIAEYVFFTSEPSLAYISVKDNADKNVPVKTNAPVKGEQSFTITFPKASAKQTFLVETVASKSIIPHPEEIKQNDKQFVKYVGNLHLYSKYKTNSQKTNVKLSSSNILSHTQVKPFSVSSNKITLGPYENAEAFSQEALVIHYENSAPFVTVNTLERTLEISHWGNIAVEESIQMTHTGAKLKGSFSRYDFQKEGRSGLAALKSYKTYLPASASGVYYRDTNGNISTSNMNSVRDFIELELRPRFPLFGGWKTQYTLGYNVPSYEYMFNDGNKYQLKMHLIDHIYDNMAIDEATIKIILPEGSSDIKLLTPYSISRLPNELVHTYLDTTGRPVVSFSKSNLVESHISDFTLYYSFSKISMLQEPLLVSGFIYIIFVATIIFLRLDFSITSHAHKE from the exons ATGTACGTGTCCAAATTCGAGGCGAGCATGGGTaccaattttgttatttatctGGCCCTAAGTGCATTCCTGTGCCTATTCGGTGCACATGCGGAGATAGTTAACACAAATGTCGAGAGGACACTGGACCTAACTTCGCAGCTGGTGAAGACCACAACAAAGATTTCCGCGGAAGACTCAGCCGGCAAACCCATTGCCGAGTACGTGTTTTTCACATCGGAGCCCAGCCTTGCGTACATATCGGTGAAAGATAATGCCGACAAGAATGTCCCGGTCAAGACGAATGCGCCGGTGAAGGGTGAGCAGAGCTTCACGATCACCTTCCCGAAGGCCTCCGCCAAGCAGACCTTCCTGGTCGAGACGGTGGCCTCCAAGAGCATCATTCCGCATCCCGAGGAGATCAAGCAGAACGACAAGCAATTTGTGAAATATGTGGGCAATCTGCACCTGTACTCCAAGTACAAGACGAATAGCCAGAAGACCAATGTCAAGCTCAGCTCCTCGAACATTTTGTCGCACACCCAGGTCAAGCCTTTCTCGGTCTCCTCCAACAAGATCACCCTGGGACCCTACGAAAACGCAGAAG CCTTTAGCCAGGAGGCCCTGGTTATCCACTATGAGAACTCCGCGCCCTTCGTCACCGTCAACACTTTGGAGCGCACCCTGGAGATCTCGCATTGGGGCAACATTGCCGTCGAGGAGTCCATTCAGATGACCCACACCGGAGCCAAGTTGAAGGGATCCTTCTCGCGCTACGATTTCCAGAAGGAAGGACGCTCCGGTCTGGCGGCCCTCAAGTCTTACAAGACATACCTGCCAGCTTCGGCGTCTGGCGTCTATTACCGCGACACAAACGGCAACATTTCTACCTCCAACATGAACTCCGTGCGGGACTTTATTGAACTTGAGCTGCGTCCTCGCTTCCCGCTCTTTGGGGGCTGGAAAACCCAGTACACCCTCGGTTACAATGTTCCCTCGTACGAGTACATGTTCAACGATGGCAACAAGTACCAGTTGAAGATGCACCTCATCGATCACATCTACGACAATATGGCCATCGATGAGGCCACCATTAAGATTATACTGCCCGAGGGTTCCAGCGACATTAAGCTTCTGACGCCCTACTCGATCAGCAGGCTGCCCAACGAACTGGTGCACACCTATCTGGACACCACGGGTCGCCCAGTCGTGTCTTTCTCCAAATCCAATTTGGTGGAAAGCCACATTTCAGACTTCACGCTCTACTACAGCTTCTCGAAGATTTCCATGCTGCAGGAACCTCTGCTGGTTAGCGGCTTTATTTATATCATCTTTGTGGCCACCATTATCTTCTTGCGCTTGGACTTTTCAATTACATCCCACGCCCATAAAGAATAA
- the rho-5 gene encoding inactive rhomboid protein 1 yields MSSNGSDLGHNNRRNEKANPDNVHSSMRGSGGMGMSSTRRKSINFQNQLQLALESNECDVMYCSLSSGRFRTPNGENYPPHGGKLKLSPLEKYDDANRGVPPPSPAPNSDCFATCVANQLPSQSCTVGSLKPDTSVLQKHGMGGNGMGNSGMVGNGNYHQRGVSPNSRYRLERYRESQPSNQTSAVPSASSTSRLLLPSNVPLPLSQCENYNAYLGSTVHTPVKRYVPTPPPAMEIYSDLSMSSSSPAGNLPTPAAAAAVAAASSSSASSSSAGQSQYANMPYASYRSKCCHSEASHGSLSRTSQTYASCSPACTSPSPAPSTSMSMVFSAASSCSPIMTATTGASRSGNHRGDDSDSVIVVAQGGGSVAQMEVENPAATCLHCNTVRRTTGVHQTTQTTGPISPVPIALPVPLAMPVISAGLGEQMPSQNLEAKRLEPPASSQHQLYRSQMVSNPRLQHIHHQTQQHQSLQVLPQPQQLHHLSCKKRIGIYMRRTTSQFFGVEPSTEVADCALWQGRHRRLAIRCFGMFDTELEYHMQQAAAGEDAGQGNGGNSNYAPDRPDILPVQDALGMDMTLSGDNRRQKCYTNRDFLAGEFVERKASVGYMFVAMVSYLVHMFNKRRPIQMHRVRCPWQWSRSFAPLHVTSHGNQQAEGECLTDGLEAIIDDEVFFDSPCEITGATVNEESSEMGGRQATKTRPCGEVGVSVYMAERQQNGWRTSALNSGGTASSDINLTGEQNSHPAGQAHIPLCSSVSSQMQPAMRSSHSTTSTCNRGNRITAQLLDGVLENSRRPPLRCIKYFSVNDLDDRTDHRPFFTYWINTVQVVVLILSIICYGIAPIGIGSEQKTGQVLVTSLSLQTVQHVEQRNLWIGPRHIDLVHMGAKFAACMRRDIKITEVVTKTRRHERETACCIRNDDSGCVQSSQAECSIRGLYPTKSISTWKKWSPSESGPGGRISGSVCGLDPKFCDAPASIAPYEWPDDITKWPICRKTNSFTQRYRYKDHTSEHMVCEVIGHPCCTGLYGECRITTREYCDFIKGYFHEEASLCSQISCLNNVCGMFPFISVETPDQLYRLLTSLCMHAGILHLAITLIFQHLFLADLERLIGTVRTAIVYIMSGFAGNLTSAILVPHRPEVGPSASLSGVVASLIALLVWMHWKYLHKPHIALFKLLLLCSVLVGIGTLPYQLNFLGLLAGVICGCLLTVSLVPFTTFSKYGRKKKINLIWTCVLFHLVVYTAMIVTFYIHPSEFHSISFVDMFSNNNGYENFTNTDHHGVDVVSSNTRYSQTQNSQYYYHHHSDDIIRKSVTFTEKALVSHILYPAAPRKTSAQQWQEVEYSRSFNHLSNYSDRIKKSIGNISKLKQVFTSPIRFSNKNNHSNLMTELTSVHSENKQKYLGYINNTEFNVL; encoded by the exons ATGAGTTCGAATGGCAGTGACCTGGGGCACAATAATAGGCGGAATGAGAAGGCCAATCCCGACAACGTCCACTCCTCGATGCGTGGGAGTGGCGGCATGGGCATGAGTTCCACCCGCCGGAAGTCCATTAACTTTCAGAATCAGCTGCAACTGGCGTTGGAGTCGAATGAGTGCGATGTGATGTACTGCAGCCTTTCCTCAGGCCGCTTTCGCACTCCGAATGGCGAGAATTACCCGCCACACGGGGGCAAGCTGAAGTTATCGCCGCTGGAGAAGTACGATGATGCGAATAGGGGCGTGCCGCCGCCCTCGCCGGCTCCAAATAGCGATTGCTTCGCCACCTGTGTGGCCAATCAGCTGCCTTCGCAGTCGTGCACTGTTGGGTCCCTCAAGCCAGATACTTCGGTGTTGCAGAAGCACGGAATGGGTGGGAATGGAATGGGCAACAGCGGAATGGTTGGGAATGGGAACTATCATCAGCGCGGAGTTTCGCCCAATTCCAGATACCGTTTGGAGCGCTATCGCGAGTCGCAGCCAAGCAACCAGACATCAGCAGTGCCCTCGGCCTCTTCCACCTCCCGTCTCCTGCTGCCTTCCAATGTACCCTTGCCGCTCTCGCAGTGCGAGAACTACAATGCCTACCTGGGATCCACGGTGCACACGCCGGTCAAGCGGTATGTGCCCACCCCGCCACCCGCAATGGAGATCTACTCGGATCTAAGCatgtcctcctcctcgccggCGGGCAACCTGCCCACtcccgccgccgctgctgccgtggccgccgcctcctcctcctccgcatcctcctcctccgctggGCAGTCGCAGTACGCCAATATGCCCTATGCCAGCTACCGCTCCAAGTGCTGCCACAGTGAAGCCTCGCACGGCAGCCTCAGCCGCACCTCGCAGACCTACGCCAGCTGCTCGCCGGCCTGCACCTCGCCATCGCCGGCTCCTTCGACCAGCATGTCGATGGTCTTCTCGGCGGCCAGCTCCTGCTCGCCCATCATGACGGCCACCACAGGAGCCTCGCGGTCGGGTAACCACCGTGGCGATGATAGCGACTCCGTGATTGTGGTGGCCCAAGGAGGAGGCTCCGTGGCCCAGATGGAAGTGGAAAATCCCGCGGCAACTTGCCTGCACTGCAATACAGTGCGTCGCACGACGGGCGTGCATCAGACCACCCAGACCACGGGTCCCATTAGTCCGGTGCCCATAGCCCTGCCCGTGCCCTTGGCCATGCCAGTGATCTCCGCCGGTCTGGGTGAGCAGATGCCCAGCCAGAACCTGGAGGCGAAAAGGCTTGAGCCTCCGGCATCGAGCCAACACCAGCTGTACCGCAGCCAGATGGTTAGTAATCCACGCCTGCAGCACATCCACCACCAGACGCAGCAGCACCAGTCGCTCCAGGTGCTcccgcagccgcagcagctgcACCATTTGTCCTGCAAGAAGAGGATTGGGATCTACATGCGGCGCACCACCTCGCAGTTCTTTGGCGTGGAGCCCAGCACCGAGGTGGCGGACTGTGCCCTCTGGCAGGGACGCCATCGCCGCCTGGCCATCCGCTGCTTCGGGATGTTCGACACCGAACTGGAGTACCACATGCAGCAGGCGGCCGCTGGCGAGGATGCGGGTCAGGGCAATGGAGGTAACAGCAACTATGCACCGGATAGACCGGATATCCTGCCCGTTCAGGATGCCCTGGGCATGGACATGACGCTATCGGGGGATAACAGGCGGCAGAAGTGCTACACCAATCGGGATTTCCTCGCCGGGGAGTTCGTGGAGCGCAAGGCATCGGTGGGCTACATGTTCGTGGCCATGGTCAGCTACCTGGTGCACATGTTCAACAAGCGGCGGCCCATCCAGATGCACCGGGTGCGGTGTCCCTGGCAGTGGTCCCGCAGCTTTGCTCCGCTCCACGTGACCTCGCATGGCAATCAGCAGGCGGAGGGGGAGTGCTTAACGGATGGTTTGGAGGCCATCATAGATGACGAGGTGTTCTTCGATAGTCCCTGCGAGATTACCGGCGCGACGGTGAACGAGGAGAGCTCCGAGATGGGCGGCAGGCAGGCAACCAAGACGAGACCCTGTGGAGAAGTGGGCGTGAGTGTCTACATGGCGGAGAGGCAGCAGAACGGGTGGAGAACCTCCGCTTTGAATAGCGGTGGCACTGCCAGCAGTGATATCAATCTAACCGGGGAGCAGAACTCGCATCCCGCTGGCCAAGCTCACATTCCACTCTGCAGCTCGGTCTCCAGCCAAATGCAGCCTGCGATGAGGAGCTCCCATTCGACCACCTCCACCTGCAATCGGGGCAATCGCATTACGGCTCAGCTGCTCGATGGCGTCCTGGAGAACTCACGACGTCCGCCGCTCCGTTGCATCAAGTACTTCTCGGTGAACGACTTGGATGATCGCACCGATCATCGACCCTTCTTCACCTACTGGATCAACACGGTGCAGGTGGTGGTGCTCATCCTCTCGATCATCTGCTACGGCATCGCTCCCATTGGCATTGGTTCGGAGCAGAAGACCGGGCAGGTGCTGGTCACCAGTCTCAGTCTGCAGACGGTTCAGCATGTGGAGCAGCGGAACCTTTGGATCGGCCCCAGGCACATTGACCTGGTGCACATGGGCGCCAAGTTCGCCGCCTGCATGCGACGCGACATCAAGATCACCGAGGTGGTCACCAAGACCAGGCGACACGAGAGGGAGACGGCCTGCTGCATTCGGAACGATGACTCCGGATGTGTTCAGAGCTCCCAGGCGGAGTGCTCCATCCGAGGACTCTACCCTACG AAATCGATATCTACGTGGAAGAAATGGTCTCCCAGTGAGTCGGGACCGGGAGGAAGGATCTCCGGTTCGGTCTGCGGACTGGATCCCAAGTTTTGCGATGCCCCCGCATCGATAGCTCCCTACGAATGGCCCGATGACATCACCAAGTGGCCGATCTGCCGGAAGACCAATTCGTTTACCCAACGATATCGCTACAAGGACCATACATCCGAGCACATGGTGTGCGAGGTGATTGGACATCCCTGCTGCACGGGTTTATATGGAGAGTGCCGGATAACGACCCGCGAATACTGCGACTTTATAAAGGGATATTTTCATGAGGAAGCCTCGTTGTGCTCACAG ATATCGTGCCTAAACAATGTGTGCGGAATGTTCCCATTCATTTCCGTGGAAACTCCGGATCAGCTGTACCGACTGCTCACATCGCTCTGCATGCACGCCGGAATCCTGCATCTGGCCATTACCCTTATATTCCAGCACTTGTTTTTGGCCGATTTGGAGAGGCTGATTGGAACCGTTCGCACAGCGATTGTCTATATAATGTCGGGCTTTGCTGGAAATCTAACGAGTGCCATTCTAGTGCCCCATCGTCCAGAG GTTGGACCCTCTGCATCTCTAAGTGGTGTGGTGGCCTCGCTGATTGCCCTGCTGGTCTGGATGCATTGGAAGTATCTGCACAAGCCCCACATTGCGCTCTTCAAACTGCTGCTCCTGTGCAGCGTATTAGTCGGAATCGGAACACTGCCTTATCAGCTGAACTTCCTGGGATTGCTGGCTGGAGTGATTTGTGGCTGCCTTTTAACCGTGTCCCTAGTGCCATTCACCACCTTCTCGAAATACGGTCGTAAGAAAAAG ataaatCTCATTTGGACCTGCGTTCTGTTTCACCTCGTCGTGTACACCGCTATGATTGTGACCTTTTACATTCACCCCAGCGAATTCCACTCCATTAGCTTTGTAGATATGTTTAGTAATAACAATGGATACGAAAATTTCACCAATACCGATCATCATGGCGTTGATGTGGTCAGCAGCAATACCCGATACTCGCAGACGCAGAACTCCCAAtattattatcatcatcaCTCGGATGACATTATAAGGAAGAGCGTTACGTTTACAGAGAAAGCTCTTGTTTCG CACATTTTATATCCCGCTGCGCCGCGGAAAACGAGCGCCCAACAATGGCAGGAAGTAGAGTATAGTCGTTCGTTTAATCACCTTTCAAACTATAGTGATcgaattaaaaaaagtattggAAATATATCAAAGCTTAAGCAAGTGTTCACTTCACCCATTAGATTCTCAAACAAGAACA